CATAGATATAATTACAATAAAAATTTATGCGATTTTTGTATCACAAATATCCGAAGCATTTATGTAAAAATGATTCAGGAAAATATTAAATGCGTTTTGCTTGCCCCCAGCAAAGAAACTTATATTTACGAAATAAGGCGGCTTATGATCAGCCACGGCTTAAACAAATTAAATGATAACCACAATGTAATCATAAAACTTAAGCTTTATCCGAAAAGCGATTTTTATATCTATAATAAAACCCTTTTACAAGAGGTAATGGATTTAAATAAAGCAAGGGAATATGCCGCCATTTTTTCCGAAAATGTAAGAGGGGTAATAATTTCTGCAAGCGAAATGGAATTTTATATCCTATGCAAAAGCGCCCTTTTGGAAAGCGAAACGGAAAACTTTACAAAGCTTGATTTGCTTCAAAGCATAGCCGCTCATACGGCGCTGACGGTGAATATAGCCATAGGCTATGGAAATAATTTAAAGAAAGCAAAGGCCAATGCCGAAACAGGCCTGAAACATTCAAACCCAAATTCCAATCAAGCTTATGTCGTTTATGACGCAGAAAATATTGTAGGGCCTATAGAACCAAATGAAATCATAAGCATATATGAAGAGCTTATAGACGAAAGGCTTATACAAATAAGCGAATTATCGGGCCTTAGTATTAATACCATATATAAAATAGATACTTATGTGAAGCAGAAAAGAAACA
This is a stretch of genomic DNA from Anaeropeptidivorans aminofermentans. It encodes these proteins:
- a CDS encoding HTH domain-containing protein encodes the protein MSAFTSIGIDESEVKAHIINIDSGDKHFVHKIDTEHRYNYNKNLCDFCITNIRSIYVKMIQENIKCVLLAPSKETYIYEIRRLMISHGLNKLNDNHNVIIKLKLYPKSDFYIYNKTLLQEVMDLNKAREYAAIFSENVRGVIISASEMEFYILCKSALLESETENFTKLDLLQSIAAHTALTVNIAIGYGNNLKKAKANAETGLKHSNPNSNQAYVVYDAENIVGPIEPNEIISIYEELIDERLIQISELSGLSINTIYKIDTYVKQKRNSPVTSKELSIHLGISTRTADRIVSRLEKCGLIIEAGRQVIKERGRPTRILKIMF